A section of the Bombus terrestris chromosome 2, iyBomTerr1.2, whole genome shotgun sequence genome encodes:
- the LOC100646216 gene encoding homeodomain-interacting protein kinase 2 isoform X15, translating to MTAHSKQVTNAANGGGGSNPQGDGDYQLVQHEVLYSMTNQYEVLEFLGRGTFGQVVKCWKKGTNEIVAIKILKNHPSYARQGQIEVSILSRLSQENADEFNFVRAYECFQHKSHTCLVFEMLEQNLYDFLKQNKFSPLPLKYIRPILQQVLTALLKLKQLGLIHADLKPENIMLVDPVRQPYRVKVIDFGSASHVSKAVCNTYLQSRYYRAPEIILGLPYCEAIDMWSLGCVVAELFLGWPLYPGSSEYDQIRYISQTQGLPTEHMLNNASKTTKFFYRDMDSTYPFWRLKTPEEHEAETGIKSKEARKYIFNCLDDIGQVNVPTDLEGGQLLAEKADRREFIDLLKRMLTMDQVERRITPGEALNHAFVTLAHLVDYAHCNNVKASVQMMEVCRRAGDFTASPAHHQAPPAPQPPPPTSLVANFVPTTNGSAVTFTFNNQLTNQVQRLVREHRTAQTGYDNLYQIYSNSSRRATQYSSSSSGSNSGRSGVHDFPHQLVPGLLCHPPSYQTMPSPAKHVVVAQPPQAQQGPLQIQPSIISQQAVAAAAAAAQQQYAAVPVSMVETGRQMLLTNAVQTSWPGGSRQMAAIVPSWQQLPPQHAAIQQPLLSDAGDWGRPLIVDSSAILQDQRPVFPVTEVYNTSALVEHPPQGWGKRSVTKHHQHHVSVPPQSQHRHEHKKETQQLSPVKKRVKESTPPSNMRRHSPSSGHWQQQPMQQHHHSSKHSSSHNVEHHQVTSGRQQTITIHDTPSPAVSVITISDSEDETPGKCCGDRQCGACQNLATRLSGDGRPVREEVIRSTQSTPRVVQPIQQTHSSSQSHTNGHVTTHSTSQRSQRKNIISCVTVGDSDGEASPGRAHNPYQHLPQHPQHQQTTQLIKHEPQQQHHVSSSSSGYSSQSQKKRLLAKVQSECNMVNVATKPEPGVEYLAPHPCHAPACKEPPTYQDDAYDMHDYFLQYVTTSSAHPHLQEQHIVYTTGTDKRVSWPGKRAEYKHEYVQPPAAHSRDHQKWAVANTVHQYRQSQVVGSAAHPGHTHSHHGHPAHLSPGGGGGGRSPAGGPVIGSAQHLGQPLYQEYAHVRSRAHAVPPPVYVTAAPSQAPTAIQQQQVPTYQGFTPGWVPRHLVDACISSPLTLYDSSRALPPPAHHSSARPLLASHAAHPLPAHMQPTAVYGLAPLSPAKHQYQPSGLWFTE from the exons ATGACGGCACATAGCAAGCAAGTAACCAACGCTGCCAATGGAGGCGGTGGCAGCAACCCCCAAGGAGATGGAGATTACCAGTTGGTACAGCACGAGGTTCTCTATTCTATGACTAATCAATATGAAGTCCTCGAGTTTTTGGGCAGAGGTACTTTTGGACAG GTCGTAAAATGCTGGAAAAAGGGAACCAATGAAATAGTTGCCATCAAAATTCTGAAGAACCATCCATCGTATGCGCGCCAAGGGCAGATTGAG GTCTCCATCCTGTCTCGACTCAGTCAGGAAAATGCGGATGAGTTCAACTTTGTGCGCGCTTATGAGTGCTTTCAGCACAAATCCCATACCTGCTTGGTCTTTGAGATGCTAGAACAGAATCTGTATGATTTCCTGAAACAGAATAAATTTTCACCCCTACCCCTCAAGTATATCAGACCGATTCTTCAACAAGTACTCACCGCTCTTTTGAAACTTAAG CAATTGGGGTTAATTCACGCAGACCTTAAACCGGAAAACATTATGTTGGTGGATCCAGTTCGTCAGCCTTATCGTGTAAAAGTTATTGATTTTGGGTCAGCTTCCCATGTATCTAAAGCTGTCTGCAACACGTATTTACAATCGCGATACTACCGTGCACCTGAAATTATACTTGGACTTCCATATTGTGAAGCAATAGATATGTGGTCGCTCGGCTGTGTAGTTGCGGAATTGTTTTTAGGATGGCCTCTATACCCTGGTAGTTCAGAATACGATCAGATTCGATACATAAGTCAGACGCAAGGCCTACCAACGGAACACATGTTAAACAATGCCAGCAAAACAACAAAATTCTTTTACAGAGACATGGACA GTACATATCCATTTTGGCGATTAAAAACACCGGAAGAGCATGAGGCTGAAACTGGTATCAAATCAAAGGAAGCGAGGAAGTATATTTTTAACTGTCTCGATGATATTGGTCAAGTTAATGTCCCGACTGATTTGGAGGGTGGTCAACTTTTGGCAGAAAAAGCAGATAGAAGAGAGTTCATTGACCTCTTGAAGAGGATGCTCACAATGGACCAGGTA GAGCGCCGCATAACACCTGGGGAGGCTCTGAACCATGCCTTTGTTACGCTGGCCCATTTAGTCGATTATGCACATTGTAACAATGTTAAGGCTTCCGTCCAAATGATGGAGGTTTGCCGACGAGCCGGTGACTTCACTGCAAGTCCAGCGCATCATCAAGCTCCTCCAGCACCCCAACCACCACCACCAACATCATTGGTAGCTAATTTCGTGCCGACGACAAATGGTAGTGCCGTAACTTTCACCTTCAACAACCAGTTGACCAATCAAGTACAGCGATTGGTTAGAGAACATCGGACTGCGCAAACAGGATATGATAATCTG TATCAAATATACAGTAACAGTAGTCGTCGTGCGACTCAGTACAGTAGCTCGTCAAGTGGATCAAATAGCGGACGAAGTGGAGTGCACGACTTTCCACATCAATTGGTGCCTGGTCTACTTTGTCATCCACCCAGTTATCAGACGATGCCAAGTCCTGCAAAACACGTAGTTGTTGCTCAA CCTCCACAAGCGCAACAAGGTCCGTTACAAATCCAACCATCGATTATATCGCAGCAGGCCGTTGCTGCTGCAGCTGCAGCTGCCCAACAACAATATGCAGCGGTTCCCGTATCTATGGTGGAAACTGGACGACAAATGTTACTAACC AATGCTGTACAAACCTCTTGGCCTGGTGGAAGTCGTCAAATGGCCGCTATCGTACCATCTTGGCAACAGTTACCACCGCAACATGCAGCCATACAGCAGCCATTACTGAGTGATGCTGGAGATTGGGGAAGACCTCTTATTGTCGATAGTTCTGCTATTCTGCAG GATCAGAGGCCAGTATTTCCTGTCACGGAAGTATACAATACTAGTGCCCTTGTTGAGCATCCTCCTCAAGGTTGGGGCAAGCGTAGTGTTACGAAACATCATCAACATCATGTGTCTGTACCCCCGCAGTCTCAACATAGGCACGAGCATAAAAAGGAAACACAGCAGTTAAGTCCAGTGAAAAAGAGGGTAAAAGAAAGTACTCCACCGAGCAATATGAGACGGCATTCACCTTCCAGCGGTCATTGGCAACAGCAACCCATGCAGCAACACCATCACAGCAGCAAACACAGCAGTAGTCATAATGTAGAACACCATCAAGTTACATCTGGTCGGCAGCAAACTATTACAATTCACGATACACCATCACCTGCAGTTTCTGTTATCACGATAAGTGATAGCGAAGACGAAACACCGGGCAAGTG CTGTGGAGATCGGCAATGTGGAGCCTGTCAAAATTTGGCAACTCGCCTGTCTGGCGATGGACGTCCAGTCCGCGAGGAAGTCATTCGAAG TACGCAGTCAACACCACGCGTGGTTCAACCAATACAGCAAACCCATTCAAGTAGTCAGTCGCATACTAATGGCCACGTAACAACGCATAGTACATCTCAAAGATCGcaacgaaaaaatattatcaGTTGTGTAACTGTCGGTGACAGCGATGGCGAAGCTAGTCCAGGTCGAGCGCATAATCCATACCAACATTTACCGCAACATCCTCAGCATCAACAAACTACGCAGTTAATTAAACACGAACCCCAACAGCAACATCACGTCAGCAG TAGCAGTTCTGGATATTCGTCTCAATCGCAAAAGAAACGTTTATTGGCCAAAGTACAGTCCGAATGTAATATGGTGAATGTTGCGACAAAACCGGAGCCCGGCGTTGAGTACCTTGCACCTCATCCGTGTCACGCGCCAGCCTGTAAAGAGCCACCGACCTATCAg GATGATGCCTATGACATGCATGACTACTTCTTGCAGTATGTGACCACGAGTAGCGCGCATCCGCACCTTCAAGAGCAACACATTGTGTATACGACTGGCACGGACAAGCGGGTATCATGGCCTGGAAAGAGAGCTGAATACAAGCACGAGTACGTTCAACCACCGGCTGCTCATTCCAGAGACCACCAGAAATGGGCGGTAGCGAATACTGTGCATCAGTATAG GCAGAGCCAGGTGGTGGGTTCGGCAGCCCATCCGGGTCATACCCACAGTCACCATGGGCATCCGGCCCACCTCAGTCCTGGGGGCGGTGGCGGGGGCAGAAGTCCTGCAGGGGGGCCTGTAATAGGAAGTGCCCAGCATCTGGGACAGCCCCTGTACCAGGAGTACGCCCATGTGCGTTCAAGAGCCCATGCCGTGCCACCCCCGGTATACGTAACCGCCGCGCCTTCTCAGGCGCCTACTGCTATCCAGCAGCAACAAGTGCCCACCTATCAGGGATTCACACCCGGGTGGGTACCTAGACACCTAGTTGATGCATGCAT CTCGTCTCCATTAACGTTGTATGATTCTAGTCGAGCGTTGCCACCACCAGCTCATCACAGCTCGGCCAGACCGTTGCTAGCAAGTCATGCAGCGCATCCACTGCCTGCACATATGCAGCCAACAGCCGTTTATGGATTGGCCCCACTTTCACCGGCCAAACATCAATATCAACCTTCTGGTTTGTGGTTCACCGAGTAA
- the LOC100646216 gene encoding homeodomain-interacting protein kinase 2 isoform X6 — translation MPFESRWPESAWNHTKAHGMCDMFIQTQQTSSVNGSSSSSSSSSNNTVHHHSKKRKLEYNVSQPVIQHALVQSTGDYQLDNTGLQQRYSVNGANTAFSSLHNNNALQKSSPNQQTLVRASTIKLLDTYQRCGQKRKTWSREGNGDGLAVHSANATNAVGSTVVSQHHNQQQQQLQQQQQQQQQQQHKQTGMTAHSKQVTNAANGGGGSNPQGDGDYQLVQHEVLYSMTNQYEVLEFLGRGTFGQVVKCWKKGTNEIVAIKILKNHPSYARQGQIEVSILSRLSQENADEFNFVRAYECFQHKSHTCLVFEMLEQNLYDFLKQNKFSPLPLKYIRPILQQVLTALLKLKQLGLIHADLKPENIMLVDPVRQPYRVKVIDFGSASHVSKAVCNTYLQSRYYRAPEIILGLPYCEAIDMWSLGCVVAELFLGWPLYPGSSEYDQIRYISQTQGLPTEHMLNNASKTTKFFYRDMDSTYPFWRLKTPEEHEAETGIKSKEARKYIFNCLDDIGQVNVPTDLEGGQLLAEKADRREFIDLLKRMLTMDQVERRITPGEALNHAFVTLAHLVDYAHCNNVKASVQMMEVCRRAGDFTASPAHHQAPPAPQPPPPTSLVANFVPTTNGSAVTFTFNNQLTNQVQRLVREHRTAQTGYDNLYQIYSNSSRRATQYSSSSSGSNSGRSGVHDFPHQLVPGLLCHPPSYQTMPSPAKHVVVAQPPQAQQGPLQIQPSIISQQAVAAAAAAAQQQYAAVPVSMVETGRQMLLTNAVQTSWPGGSRQMAAIVPSWQQLPPQHAAIQQPLLSDAGDWGRPLIVDSSAILQDQRPVFPVTEVYNTSALVEHPPQGWGKRSVTKHHQHHVSVPPQSQHRHEHKKETQQLSPVKKRVKESTPPSNMRRHSPSSGHWQQQPMQQHHHSSKHSSSHNVEHHQVTSGRQQTITIHDTPSPAVSVITISDSEDETPGKCCGDRQCGACQNLATRLSGDGRPVREEVIRSTQSTPRVVQPIQQTHSSSQSHTNGHVTTHSTSQRSQRKNIISCVTVGDSDGEASPGRAHNPYQHLPQHPQHQQTTQLIKHEPQQQHHVSSSSSGYSSQSQKKRLLAKVQSECNMVNVATKPEPGVEYLAPHPCHAPACKEPPTYQDDAYDMHDYFLQYVTTSSAHPHLQEQHIVYTTGTDKRVSWPGKRAEYKHEYVQPPAAHSRDHQKWAVANTVHQYRQSQVVGSAAHPGHTHSHHGHPAHLSPGGGGGGRSPAGGPVIGSAQHLGQPLYQEYAHVRSRAHAVPPPVYVTAAPSQAPTAIQQQQVPTYQGFTPGWVPRHLVDACIRALPPPAHHSSARPLLASHAAHPLPAHMQPTAVYGLAPLSPAKHQYQPSGLWFTE, via the exons ATGCCTTTTGAGAGCCGCTGGCCCGAATCAGCGTGGAACCATACAAAGGCACAT GGAATGTGTGACATGTTCATCCAAACACAGCAGACGAGTAGCGTCAacggcagcagcagcagcagcagcagcagcagtaaCAACACCGTTCACCACCACAGCAAGAAACGCAAGTTGGAGTACAACGTGAGTCAGCCGGTGATCCAACACGCATTGGTTCAATCGACCGGCGACTACCAATTAGACAATACCGGTCTGCAACAACGGTACTCCGTGAACGGTGCTAATACCGCATTTAGCTCGCTGCACAACAATAATGCGCTGCAGAAGAGTAGCCCGAACCAACAGACCCTGGTACGAGCCTCGACGATCAAGCTCTTAGACACGTACCAACGCTGTGGCCAGAAG AGAAAAACTTGGTCGAGGGAGGGTAATGGTGACGGCCTGGCAGTCCACTCCGCCAACGCGACGAACGCAGTGGGCAGTACTGTAGTGTCGCAACATCATAatcaacagcaacagcagctgcaacaacaacagcagcagcagcaacaacaacaacacaAGCAGACAGGCATGACGGCACATAGCAAGCAAGTAACCAACGCTGCCAATGGAGGCGGTGGCAGCAACCCCCAAGGAGATGGAGATTACCAGTTGGTACAGCACGAGGTTCTCTATTCTATGACTAATCAATATGAAGTCCTCGAGTTTTTGGGCAGAGGTACTTTTGGACAG GTCGTAAAATGCTGGAAAAAGGGAACCAATGAAATAGTTGCCATCAAAATTCTGAAGAACCATCCATCGTATGCGCGCCAAGGGCAGATTGAG GTCTCCATCCTGTCTCGACTCAGTCAGGAAAATGCGGATGAGTTCAACTTTGTGCGCGCTTATGAGTGCTTTCAGCACAAATCCCATACCTGCTTGGTCTTTGAGATGCTAGAACAGAATCTGTATGATTTCCTGAAACAGAATAAATTTTCACCCCTACCCCTCAAGTATATCAGACCGATTCTTCAACAAGTACTCACCGCTCTTTTGAAACTTAAG CAATTGGGGTTAATTCACGCAGACCTTAAACCGGAAAACATTATGTTGGTGGATCCAGTTCGTCAGCCTTATCGTGTAAAAGTTATTGATTTTGGGTCAGCTTCCCATGTATCTAAAGCTGTCTGCAACACGTATTTACAATCGCGATACTACCGTGCACCTGAAATTATACTTGGACTTCCATATTGTGAAGCAATAGATATGTGGTCGCTCGGCTGTGTAGTTGCGGAATTGTTTTTAGGATGGCCTCTATACCCTGGTAGTTCAGAATACGATCAGATTCGATACATAAGTCAGACGCAAGGCCTACCAACGGAACACATGTTAAACAATGCCAGCAAAACAACAAAATTCTTTTACAGAGACATGGACA GTACATATCCATTTTGGCGATTAAAAACACCGGAAGAGCATGAGGCTGAAACTGGTATCAAATCAAAGGAAGCGAGGAAGTATATTTTTAACTGTCTCGATGATATTGGTCAAGTTAATGTCCCGACTGATTTGGAGGGTGGTCAACTTTTGGCAGAAAAAGCAGATAGAAGAGAGTTCATTGACCTCTTGAAGAGGATGCTCACAATGGACCAGGTA GAGCGCCGCATAACACCTGGGGAGGCTCTGAACCATGCCTTTGTTACGCTGGCCCATTTAGTCGATTATGCACATTGTAACAATGTTAAGGCTTCCGTCCAAATGATGGAGGTTTGCCGACGAGCCGGTGACTTCACTGCAAGTCCAGCGCATCATCAAGCTCCTCCAGCACCCCAACCACCACCACCAACATCATTGGTAGCTAATTTCGTGCCGACGACAAATGGTAGTGCCGTAACTTTCACCTTCAACAACCAGTTGACCAATCAAGTACAGCGATTGGTTAGAGAACATCGGACTGCGCAAACAGGATATGATAATCTG TATCAAATATACAGTAACAGTAGTCGTCGTGCGACTCAGTACAGTAGCTCGTCAAGTGGATCAAATAGCGGACGAAGTGGAGTGCACGACTTTCCACATCAATTGGTGCCTGGTCTACTTTGTCATCCACCCAGTTATCAGACGATGCCAAGTCCTGCAAAACACGTAGTTGTTGCTCAA CCTCCACAAGCGCAACAAGGTCCGTTACAAATCCAACCATCGATTATATCGCAGCAGGCCGTTGCTGCTGCAGCTGCAGCTGCCCAACAACAATATGCAGCGGTTCCCGTATCTATGGTGGAAACTGGACGACAAATGTTACTAACC AATGCTGTACAAACCTCTTGGCCTGGTGGAAGTCGTCAAATGGCCGCTATCGTACCATCTTGGCAACAGTTACCACCGCAACATGCAGCCATACAGCAGCCATTACTGAGTGATGCTGGAGATTGGGGAAGACCTCTTATTGTCGATAGTTCTGCTATTCTGCAG GATCAGAGGCCAGTATTTCCTGTCACGGAAGTATACAATACTAGTGCCCTTGTTGAGCATCCTCCTCAAGGTTGGGGCAAGCGTAGTGTTACGAAACATCATCAACATCATGTGTCTGTACCCCCGCAGTCTCAACATAGGCACGAGCATAAAAAGGAAACACAGCAGTTAAGTCCAGTGAAAAAGAGGGTAAAAGAAAGTACTCCACCGAGCAATATGAGACGGCATTCACCTTCCAGCGGTCATTGGCAACAGCAACCCATGCAGCAACACCATCACAGCAGCAAACACAGCAGTAGTCATAATGTAGAACACCATCAAGTTACATCTGGTCGGCAGCAAACTATTACAATTCACGATACACCATCACCTGCAGTTTCTGTTATCACGATAAGTGATAGCGAAGACGAAACACCGGGCAAGTG CTGTGGAGATCGGCAATGTGGAGCCTGTCAAAATTTGGCAACTCGCCTGTCTGGCGATGGACGTCCAGTCCGCGAGGAAGTCATTCGAAG TACGCAGTCAACACCACGCGTGGTTCAACCAATACAGCAAACCCATTCAAGTAGTCAGTCGCATACTAATGGCCACGTAACAACGCATAGTACATCTCAAAGATCGcaacgaaaaaatattatcaGTTGTGTAACTGTCGGTGACAGCGATGGCGAAGCTAGTCCAGGTCGAGCGCATAATCCATACCAACATTTACCGCAACATCCTCAGCATCAACAAACTACGCAGTTAATTAAACACGAACCCCAACAGCAACATCACGTCAGCAG TAGCAGTTCTGGATATTCGTCTCAATCGCAAAAGAAACGTTTATTGGCCAAAGTACAGTCCGAATGTAATATGGTGAATGTTGCGACAAAACCGGAGCCCGGCGTTGAGTACCTTGCACCTCATCCGTGTCACGCGCCAGCCTGTAAAGAGCCACCGACCTATCAg GATGATGCCTATGACATGCATGACTACTTCTTGCAGTATGTGACCACGAGTAGCGCGCATCCGCACCTTCAAGAGCAACACATTGTGTATACGACTGGCACGGACAAGCGGGTATCATGGCCTGGAAAGAGAGCTGAATACAAGCACGAGTACGTTCAACCACCGGCTGCTCATTCCAGAGACCACCAGAAATGGGCGGTAGCGAATACTGTGCATCAGTATAG GCAGAGCCAGGTGGTGGGTTCGGCAGCCCATCCGGGTCATACCCACAGTCACCATGGGCATCCGGCCCACCTCAGTCCTGGGGGCGGTGGCGGGGGCAGAAGTCCTGCAGGGGGGCCTGTAATAGGAAGTGCCCAGCATCTGGGACAGCCCCTGTACCAGGAGTACGCCCATGTGCGTTCAAGAGCCCATGCCGTGCCACCCCCGGTATACGTAACCGCCGCGCCTTCTCAGGCGCCTACTGCTATCCAGCAGCAACAAGTGCCCACCTATCAGGGATTCACACCCGGGTGGGTACCTAGACACCTAGTTGATGCATGCAT TCGAGCGTTGCCACCACCAGCTCATCACAGCTCGGCCAGACCGTTGCTAGCAAGTCATGCAGCGCATCCACTGCCTGCACATATGCAGCCAACAGCCGTTTATGGATTGGCCCCACTTTCACCGGCCAAACATCAATATCAACCTTCTGGTTTGTGGTTCACCGAGTAA